The Polyangium mundeleinium genome contains the following window.
CTCCGCCAGGCCGACTTTTTCCGATCTCAACGATGATCGCTACGTACGCTGCCGCTCAGATCCTGCGTGTGCTCCCGCGCGAGCGCATTACCAAGGCCGTAGGCCGGCTTTGCGACCTCCCGATGCCCCAAGCGGTCACGTCCGCTGTGGTCGGGATCTACGCCCGCGCCTATCGTGTCGACATGGCCGAAGCCGTGACCCCCGACGGGGGCTTCTCGTCCTTCGACGCCTTCTTCACGCGCCCGTTACGCGACGGCGCGCGTCCTCTCTGCCCCGACGAGGGCGCCCTCGTCAGCCCCGCCGACGGGCGCATCGACTCGTTCGGGATCATCGAACGAGACGGAGTCTTCCGGGTGAAGGGCAAGGACTACACTGCCCTCGACCTCGTCGGCGACGCCGACGACGCGCGCCGCTACGAGGGCGGCCAGTTCGCGATCGTCTACCTGAGCCCACGCGACTACCACCGCGTGCACGCTCCCGCGGGCGGTACGATCTCGCTCGTGCGCTCGTTCCCCGGCGAGTACTTCCCGGTCAACTCGGTCGGCGAGATGCACGTGCCGAAGCTCTTCTCGGTGAACCGCCGCGTCTCGATCTGCATCGACACGGAGGCGCACGGGCGCGTCACCGTGGTGATGGTCGCCGCGATGATCGTCGGTCGTATCACGGTGAGCGGGATCGACGCGCGCGACGTTCCCTTCGGCGAGCACCGGCTCGAGCCGGGGTACGCCGTCAAGCGCGGGGACGAGATCGGCATGTTCCATCTCGGCTCGACCGCCGTCATCTTCGTCGAGCCAGGCAAGGCCCGTCCCTGGGGGATCCAGGGCGGTCCGATTCGGATGGGCGAGTCGCTGCACGGAGCAGACAGCCGATGAACGACACACCTCCCCGCGGGATTGAAGATTCCACGGCGACGCAAACCTCGAACGGGATCGACGGGCACCCTCCCGGCGTCTCGGGCGTCGCCGGTGCCGCGGGGAGCGTGGACGGGGGATCGCCACGCCCCCTTCCGCCCCGCCCGGGGGGCAGCGTCCCGGCGCCGCCGCGCCCCTCGCGCGTGCCCGTGAGCGGCTCGTCTCCGCCGCCGCGCCCGAACACCAACGTCCCGCCGCCCCGCGCGTCGAACCCGCCCGC
Protein-coding sequences here:
- the asd gene encoding archaetidylserine decarboxylase (Phosphatidylserine decarboxylase is synthesized as a single chain precursor. Generation of the pyruvoyl active site from a Ser is coupled to cleavage of a Gly-Ser bond between the larger (beta) and smaller (alpha chains). It is an integral membrane protein.); amino-acid sequence: MIATYAAAQILRVLPRERITKAVGRLCDLPMPQAVTSAVVGIYARAYRVDMAEAVTPDGGFSSFDAFFTRPLRDGARPLCPDEGALVSPADGRIDSFGIIERDGVFRVKGKDYTALDLVGDADDARRYEGGQFAIVYLSPRDYHRVHAPAGGTISLVRSFPGEYFPVNSVGEMHVPKLFSVNRRVSICIDTEAHGRVTVVMVAAMIVGRITVSGIDARDVPFGEHRLEPGYAVKRGDEIGMFHLGSTAVIFVEPGKARPWGIQGGPIRMGESLHGADSR